The genomic stretch GCTCACATCGATTTCCTTCTCAGAGCTTACGGCAATCCTAGACTGCCGTGTATACCTGTCGTACTTTAAGCTGCAGCTTTGTTGGCTACGTGCACTCACCCCAATCACTTAGACGAGCTAAACTCATGGGATTCATTTACTTGCCGCACTGCAACATCAATTACTTTGGGTATATATTTAATGATTTTATTTAAGCGGCGATCAAAGCGTTGCGCAGAAAACTTAACGTCTTCTCACACTCATCTCGGTTGCCGATACTAATGCGGACACAATCTTTGATCGGTGAGTTACGTAAAATAATGCCGTTATCCCACGCAGCCTTAAATACTGCGTCACCATCATTGAACTTAACTAATAAATAGTTACCCCAACCTTCAAACACTTCAATACCATCGAGCATACCTAAACCGGCTTGTAAATACGCTCGGTTGGCACTTAAATCCAACACTTGATATCGCATTCGAGCAAGGCCTGCTTCTGATAACGCTTGCACCGCAATATCCGACACCGGCACTGGCACTGGATACGGCGCAATCACTTTTGATAACACCTCAATAATAGAGGGATTGGCAAGAGTAAAGCCACAACGCAGTCCAGCTAGAGCAAAAGCCTTCGACATGGTGCGCAAAATAGCCAAGTTTGGATACTGCGCCAGTAAATCAACCGTAGACGCTTCAGGGCAAAAATCAATGTAAGCTTCGTCCATCACCACAATCGCTTTATCTTGCGTCAACTCTAATAAACGAATAATGTCTTCACGCTTGATCAGATTGCCGGTTGGGTTATTAGGGCTACACACAAACACCAGTTTTACCTTAGCCAGATTTGCTTGGATAGCCTCAAGATCTAATTGCCAATCAGAGGTTAAAGGTACCACTTTACGCTCAACACCCGAAGTTTCAGCGCTAATCGCATACATTCCGTAGGTTGGTGGACAATATAAAATCGCATCTTCATTGGGCTCACAAAATGCGCGGATCAATAACTCAATGCCTTCATCAGCGCCGCGAGAAGTTAATACTTGCTCTGGCGCGACACCGGCATAAGCGGCATAGCCATCAATTAATGCTTTCGGTTGGCACTCGCTGTAACGATTAAGACGTGAGAAATTGGTTTTATATTCATTATCAAATGGCGATTCATTGGCATTGAGCCACACATCACCGCAGCCACCAATACGACGAGCAGATAAATAAGGGGTTAATGCTTGAACTTGTTTACGAGCTAACCTTTCCATGTTGACTCCTAATTAATCGCCTAACTGGCTTTGATTTGATTCTTCAGTGCGGCTTAACTGATCAATACTACTTAGCTTTTCAATACGGCCTAGCTTTTCGATACGGATCGTCACCGCGCGTTTATGCGCATCTAACCCTTCCGCCTCTGCCATCGTCACCACGGTATCGGCCAAACCTTGTAAACCTTGTTGGGTTAATTGTTGCACTGTCATACGCTTTGAAAAATCGGCTAAACCTAAACTAGAATAAGTGCGTGTGTAACCATAGGTTGGTAAGACATGATTGGTGCCTGAGGCATAATCACCCACCGACTCTGGTGACCATTGACCTAAGAAAATCGAACCCGCGTTATCCAATAATGGCAGTAATGCCCGTGGGTCTTGGGTTTGAACAATTAAGTGTTCAGGGCCATAAGTATTGGAAATCTCAACGCATTGCTCTAGCGACTCTGTAATAATAAGCACACTTGAACCCAATGCTTGTTCGGCAATATTGCTACGCGAAAGCTGTTTAAGTTGCTGCTTTATCGCATCTGCAACTTGATCGGCAATCGTAGCTGATGGGGTTAATAACACCACTTGAGAATCAGGTCCGTGTTCGGCTTGAGACAATAAATCGGCCGCTACAAAGTCGGCATCCGCGCCTTCATCGGCAATCACTAATACTTCAGAAGGGCCCGCTGGCATATCAATCGCCGCGCCAGAAAAATCATTACTGACTTGACGTTTCGCTTCGGTCACAAATGCGTTACCCGGGCCAAAGATTTTATCGACTTTTGCCACAGTTTGGGTGCCATAAGCCATGGCAGCCACCGCTTGAGCGCCACCCACGTTATACACTTCATCGATATTGCAGAGCTTGGCAACGTAGAGTATTTCATCGGCAATCGGCGGTGGCGAACATAACACTACTTTGCGACAACCGGCAATTTGTGCCGGCACACCGAGCATTAATACCGTTGAAGGTAATGGCGCGCTGCCACCTGGAATGTACAAGCCGACTTTATTTATCGAGCGAGTGACTAATTCACACACCACGCCCGGTTGGGTTTCAACACTTAATGGCTTCGCTTTTTGTGCTTGGTGAAAAGCTGAAATATTTTTATGCGCTTGTTGCAACGCTTGCTTCATTTTATCGGATAAACGATTTGATGCGGCGTCAATTTCAGCCGCTGACACACATATGGAATCTGGTGCCACGTTATCAAATTTTTGCGTTAATGCTTTCAGCGCCGCATCACCGTCTTGTTGCACTTGCTTGATGACACCCGTGACAATATCGGTAATATTCGCGCCATCACTGATCGCAGGACGCTCCAAAATACTTTGTTGTTGCTGCTCACTTAATGATTGCCAAACCACTGTTTTCATCGTGCTTACTCCATCATTTTCTCAATTGGCAATACCAAAATCGAACTTGCACCTAGCTCTTTCAAGCCTTCCATCGTTTCCCAGAATAGATTTTCAGTACTGACTAAATGGACCGCAACCCGATTTTTTTCTTGAGAAAGTGGCAACACGGTTGGATCTTCTGCGCCAGGCAGTAATTTTTTGATTTGCTCTAGTTTGTCCGATGGTGCGTGCAACATGATGTATTTTGATTCTTTGGCTTGAATAACGCCTTGCATGCGAGTCAGTAATTTATCAATCAATTGAAGTTGATCTTGAGAGAATTCCCCTTTGCGTTGGATAAGCGTCGCTTTTGAGCGGAAAATCACTTCGACTTCTTTTAGCCCATTGGCTTCAAGAGTGGCGCCAGTTGAGACTAAGTCCGCAATCGCATCGGCAAGACCGGCGCGTGGCGCAACTTCAACAGAACCGGTGAGCATACAAGCGCTAAAGTTAATGCCTTGTTCATCCATGTAGCTTTTTAACAAGTGTGGATAAGAGCTCGCAATACGCTTGCCGGCGAGATCTTGCGGGCCGTTGTAAGCTTCGTCTTTATCAATTGCAATCGACAAACGACAACCACCAAAATCCAAACGGCGCAAAGTGTTAAATTCGCATGGCTCACCCAGCGCTTTACGATCAAGACGCACTTCTTCTAATTCGTTTTCGCCAATAAAACCTAAATCAACCACACCATCCATGATCAGGCCCGGAATGTCATCATCACGAACCAGCAATAAATCAATTGGCATGTTTTCACTGTGTACCACTAGGCGCTCACCGGCAATATTGAACTTAGCGCCACATTTTTTAAGCAACAATTGACACTCTTTGCTTAAACGGCCTTTTTTTTGAATCGCAATTCTTAATCGTTTGGTTTGCATAATCTCTATCCCTGTAATTTGTTTTATTAAATGTATTAATTAAAACCGTCCAAAATGAAAAAACCCCCGGAGAGATTACTCTTCCGAGGGTTTGAATCTGTTACTGATTCAGCGCCGGAAGAGTTATCTTCCGGATGCATACACTCACCCGCAAGATAAAACAGGATGATGGTGATGATGAATGTTCATATCAAATGTACGCATAAGTTTTCACTTTTGTTAATCAGTTTGTATAAGTTCACATTATCGAAGCTCGCCAATTTTTTCAACTATTAATTTAATTATTTTTAAGATGTTAGCCGAAACTTGGATTTTTCATCAATACGGGATCTGCCAAGTGCATTGAACGGCTAAAGCGAAAAACCGCTTAGCAGCGCAAATGGCGAGCTAAACGGTTTATTGTTAATACCTTATGTATAAGCAGGCGAGACTTAAGCTTTAGTTGGCATCTTCGACTTTGCAATAATAGAAAGCGCAAAACAAACCAGCACAAAGGTAATACTCGATGCTAATAGACCCAACCATACATTGACCGTTAAGCCTAGCACTAAGAAACCAACCGCTGAAATAAACGCCGTAGCCAGTGCATAAGGCAACTGAGTAGAGACGTGATCGATATGATTACAACGTGCGCCAGTTGATGACAAGATAGTGGTATCTGAAATTGGCGAACAGTGGTCACCAAACACAGAGCCCGCTAATACCGCACTGAGCATTGGCAACATTAGCGCTAAATCCGTTGCGCCAGCCATGTCGCCTGCAATCGGTAACATAATACCGAATGTGCCCCACGAGGTACCGGTAGAAAACGCCATCACACCAGAGAGCAAGAATAAAATAACCGGCAACCAGTGATCATCAATGCTGCCTTCCACCAAGGTAGAAAGATACGCACCCGTACCCATATCTTTAATGACCGCGCCAATGGTCCAAGCAAATGCCAAGATCAAAATCGCACCAAACATCGATTTAGCGCCAATCCATAATGTGATTACCACATCTTTAATTGGCATTTTTTGTCTTGCTACGGTAATTAAAGCAACCACGATACCAACTAAAGCGCCAAAACAAAGTGATTGTCCGACATTGGTATTTTCAAATGCTTTTAATAAACTAAAGGCTTGCCCATCGTCTTCTAATACATTGGCACCCGAGGCAATCATAAAGTATACCGTGGCCACAATCAGCGCCACGATTGGCAAGATCAGATTGGACACTCGGCCATTCTTACTCTCTTCGATCTCAGACTCTTCGGTTAAATCGACCGCGTTATCATCTTTATCATCGGTTTTACCTTGTTTAGCCGCGAGTTCATGTTGACGCATTGGGCCCACATTTAAATCAAACCATACGACTGCAAACACCATTAACAAAGCAAAGATGGCATAAAAGTTCATTGGGATCAGGCGCATATAAGCTCCTAATGCTGAATACTCAGTAATACCATGCGAGACCAGGATGCCACTGACCACAGTCATGATATACGCCCCCCAACTCGACGCTGGCATGATCACGCACATAGGCGCAGCGGTTGAATCGAGGATATAAGCCAATTTAGAGCGTGAAACGTAATAACGATCGGTCACTGGGCGCGCAATGGCTCCTACCGCCAAACTATTAAAATAATCATCAATAAAGATGAATACCCCAAGCCAAACAGCGAGTAACTTTGCTCCACGTTTGGTTTTGATGCGTTTTTGCGCCCATTCGGCAAAAGCATAAGTCCCGCCAGATAACGTTAATAACGCAGTCGTCATACCAAGCAAGATAAGGAAAAAAAGAATAAAGATATTATTCCAATTTAAACTTGCACCATCGACAAACACGCCAAGTGCTTTACTGCTGACATAAGAGAAAGTATGGACCAAAGAGTAATCAGCCAGCAAAAAGCCACCGAGCAAGATACCGAGCCCTAATGACAACAATACACGGCGAGTTAAGATCGCCATCGTGAGTGCAACTAATGGGGGGAGCAAGGATTCCGGAGAGGATGTAAAATCTATTAAATTCATGATCTTAAGAACCAAAATTGGTCAGAGATCTACTGCAGAAAGGATATTATTGAGCATTACAAACAATAAAATATCTTAGCACAAGCAAAGCTATGAGTAGGTTTGCTTACAGTAGCGCTCCATAGTGGGTAAATAATATATTTAAACCGACATTACGCCAACAGCAAGCGTAGATAAAACAGACAGCAGTTGAATGCATTATGTCGGTTCTTTTAAATATAAACTATGGCAGTGGTACACCTATTCGATGCACCCCCAGTAAGTTATTTTGATAAATATCAATAAAATAAGCACTATCGTGGCAATTTTATTCTTACTTCGGCAAATATCCCTTTCACTTATACTCATCGGCATCACCCTAGCATAAGTTACTGATGAAACTTGCACCTCTACATCTTTTCAATACAACCATCTAGTCAAGATACGCATTTTAGCGGATCTCAAGATGCCATAGGGAAAGATGCCGCTTATTGTAATGATACAGAGGAAAATGGCAAGATAAATGACTAATCAATCTCCACCATTCTTCATATACATACATACATACAGTAAGTGGCTTATATATAAACGATAAGCCCAGTACTATTCTAAACGCTATGTATGATATCGAGCAGCAATCAAACGATATACAAAATAATTTAATATATAATTGAACTTCGTCGGATTTGTCTAATCTTATAGCTGTATCTTTAAATAATTTTACACATTAGTTAAAATAAAATTTCACATATAAAATAAAGAACGTTATTATCTACACACAGATGCAACAACACTATTAATTATTCTACCTAATACCAAATAGGATCAACCATGTCAGAAATCAAAAAATCAGCACTGCTTAATATTCGCAGCTTGCGCGCTTTCACTCGTGAAGAATTCACTTTACAAGAAGTAGAAGAGCTACTAGAAAAACTTTCTACTGTATATGAAGAAAGAAAAGCAGCTGAAGAACAAGAGCTTGCTCAACAAGCTGAACGTGATGCAATTTTAGCGGATTACGCAAATAAACTCGCAAAAGATGGCATTAACTTAGAAGATCTTGTTGCAGCGATGAGCGGCGGCGAAGTAAAAACTAAGTCTCGTAAAAAACGCGAGCCACGCCCTGCAAAATATCAATACACGCTAAATGGCGAAGTAAAAACTTGGACTGGTCAAGGTCGTACACCTTCTGTTATCCAAGAAGCTCTTGACTCTGGCAAATCAATTGATACATTTTTAATCAAGTAATCATTGATTAAAACGTTAAAAGGGGCGCTAATTTAGCGCCCCTTTTTTGTGTCTAACCTTTTACCATCGTCAATTAAAAGCGATGTTCATCTTTCCCAATACGCTTCTTCTAAGCTATCTTCTTTTTCAGGTAATCCGCGAGATAAACGAGGAGAATGTTGCGCCAACACTTCATAACTGGCACGGTTAGCATATTTACAAACTTGAGCAAATGATGAATAGGTTAAGAATGGATATTCATGCTTACTGGAATTAGGGATATTTTCTTTGTGGTATTTATTGGCGGCCATATCGTGCAATATTGCCGATAACGCGGCATCGCCTGCCCCATTGGTATTTTTAATCTTCTCAGGACCCCCCATATATGGGGCAATATGAGAATAGACTTTAATCGGATTGTTACATTCAAATCGACGCGTTGGTCGACTAAATTCAAAACGGTTAAATTCACCAATCGCACCCGGTAATAGCGGTAGTGTCGTTTCCCGTTTTGCATCGTCTTCAGTATAACCTGCCATATATAAACCAACCGGCCCTGCGGTACACAAGACAAGATCAACCCACTCTAAAGCTTTGTCTGAGGCCACTAATGGATCATGTTCGCCCGTTAATGCTTCCGCTTCTTCTTCATTCATGGCCAGCACTGAAACATTCTGTTGAATGAATTCTCGCCAATACTCAGGATCATCTTGGATCACATATTTAGTACCAAGTGTTAATACCACTGGAACATGGTGTTTCTTGGCAAATTCAATTGCTTTCATTGTGGCGTCTGGCATAGGATCGCCAGGCTTACAACGCACTAAATAAGCAGTTAATACTAATGCTGACGCACCAGGGAAAATAGATTCCGGAATACTATTGGGGGAAAGTTGATTCATTTTTCCTTCACTGATAGCAAAGGTACGCTCACCATTATCACTGATCAATGCAAAACAACGGCCAATCGCGCCATCAACCCCTTGTAAATAGTTCAAATCCATACGACTTGAAGTATTACAGATATAGCGGTAACCATAGCTACCGATCTTAATATTGTTGCTCATCACGCCCAATAAGGTCGATTTATCATCGGCTAATACTGAGTAATTGTGCAGTGTATTGCCTATGGTGCCACCGGCAAATTCATCGGTGATCAAGTCCTTTTCTTTTAATTCATTATATAAAGCTTCTGCTCTATCGTCGTCCAACACTAATGAATGTCCTTTACTTAATTGATATTTTTCGATTAAGTCGTCACTGACTTTCGCTTCAATATCAACCAAGGTTTGATCAATACCAATAATGTGAGTGCGTGTCATTGTTTTGCTTTCTTGTGCTTGGCTGACTAATGGATCGCGAGCATGGACAGGAAAATAGTGTTTGGACTTACGTTGACCAGGAAATTTCATAATGAGTATATTTAGTAGGGACAGGGTTATGGATTGTAGCGTCAGAAGTGGACTTCATCAATATGGAGACAAATAGCAATCGGTTGCGATAAGCAAAAAATCATTTATTCTCCATAAATGAAAAAAGCCACTAAAGGAAGTGGCTTTATATAAAGTAGACTATACCCAAATGATTTCACAACACATTATGGGGGTATAACGATAACATTAGAAGTTAACGTTAAGGCCGAGAGCAAATTTATCTGAACCAGCATCCCCACTCGCGTTTAAGGTATCTTTATCATATGACGCGTACTCAGCAAATACATAGGCGTTTGGAATGATATTATAAGACATTCCTACATAGTAACCCTGACCGTCCTTTTTCGCTGCTGTTTTATCATCAACAGTCACTTGACCTAAACCACCATAGATACGGTAATCGGAAAAACCGGTGTACTCGGCACCAGCACGCCATAACGTAATATCAGAATCAACTGCAGTCTTCGTCTTACCTGCACCCGCTAGACGATTGTTTTGTAGACCATAATCGGCACCAACGGCAAAGCTATCTGTTAATGCATATTTAGCCCCTAGATTTTGTCCGGTGACATGATCCGAGCTATTAATAATATCGTAATCAAAATTACTCAACCCAATTGTTAGCGTCGATTCATCAAATGTAAAATCATACTTTACACCAGCGGTATACGCACCACGGATACTTTCCGCTTCATTACGAGTTTGATAGTTACCCGCAACAGTTAAACCACCGAATACTGGCGCAGAAACAAACTTAATCATGCCGTTATCACGACCACGGTCTGCTAATGTTTGGCTAAAGCCATAGTATTCATCAAAGCCACCAAGGTAAAAGTCATCATAAACGGTAGAGTTACGACCAAAAGTTAACTGACCAATATTGGTAAAATCAAAGCCTGCCCATGCATCACGATTTTCAAATGCACTGTCATCCTCTGCAGTAGTAAATTGAAGCTCATATTTACCAATTAATGCTAAAGAGTCATTCGCTTGATGGCGGAGGTTCATTCCCAAGCGAGAGTCATCAATTTTAACATCGGTATTGGTATGCCCGTTTGCCTTTACCGTTTCCACGACTGAGTAAAAACGGCCATTTAAGTCGATTGACGTTGTATCGTTTTTGTAAACTTCAGTGGCTTGCGCGGCTCCCGATACCGTGCCAGCTATCACTGCTAACGCTATAAAAGTCTTTTTCATAGTTAATTACTGCCTTTTCAATTTAATTCCATTTGTCTTTATTGTTTTGGCTATACGAAAACAGTAAGCGTAAAGATGCGATCGATACCGCTTTCAAGCTGAAACAAGAATGCAAAATAGACACAAAAAAGTCAAACAAGGTAAAAAAACATAAAACACTCTAATTATCAATTAGATGGATAAGAAATACCTTAAAATTCAACCATGCGAATAACATTGGCATTCATGGAAACTATGATATCAGATATTAAACATTCTCCCGATCAATGATATTTTCACAAAATATCCTGCCATAACCCCGTAGATGAGGAATATTCAACAGAATAAATTGCACAACGTTCAAAATAAACGCAAATAAAAAACAATGTTCGAGATCACGTTTTTGTAAGTTTTCTTAGTGAATTTATCTACAGATAAAAAAATAGCTCCTATCAGGAGCTATTTTATTGTTTGAGTGCTTAAAATTAGTAATTACCAGTAGAAGCGAGCACCTAGACCTAAAAGAACTTCAGAATCAACCATTGTTGGACCAACAAAATTACCACTGCCAGAGCCACCAGCTTCATAACCTAAAGTTGTGCCGTCAGCATATGCAACTTCCGCATAAACCCTCACAAACTCTAGCATTTGGTAGTCAGAACCAAGGTAAATCAATGTACCATCTTCAGAATCTAGATTGCCGGAATCAGGATCTTGCTTTGTATATTCATAACCTGCGTAGCCTGTACCTTTATCAGACCAAGCAAATGTTCCTGCTAATGAGAAGCCATTCTCTTCAATACTTGAGTCCACTGCAGATTGACTTTCTAATTTAGCGTAATAATACGTAAAACCAATAACACCTTTCGAATAATTATATTCTGCAGTAGCTTCACCGTAAGTATTCTTCACATCTATAGCTTGGTCAATATTATAACCACCACCAACATGAACATCTAAATCACCAAATGACGTACCTGCAAATAATTCTGCAAGCTCCTGCTCCTTATCATTATTAGGCAGGCCATAATCAGCTTTAATCCAAAAACTATCAGCCACATACTCATATTTAATCATTGCATCATGTTCGGCACCAGACAGTGTACCGTAACGAAGCGCTGAACCACCATAGAAGTAAGAGTAATCAGCGCCATACACATCATCCGAAACTGTCCACTGTTTACCAAATTTAATTGTACCTAAGCTATCACTTGCCAAACCAAATATATGCTGACGTACATACATATCAGAGTCTTCATCGACAGAAACTTCAACTAAACCAATAACTTTAACGTCATCTGTTAACTTATAAGCACCATCGATACCCATGCGTGAAGAACCAGAACTAAGTTCAGGGTTATTTTCGCCAATGTCGTTCCACTTCAGCTCAGTTCGAAGTTGACCATAAAAGTTAATTGAGCCTTCATCTGTTTTATAAATCTCTGCCGCGCTTACAGAGCCTGCGGCTGTCGTTGCTGCAATTGCTAATGCGATTAACGATTTTTTCATAATAATCCACTGCCTTTAATTGTTTTGAAATTCCCTTTGGGATTCCTTTCTTGTTATTTATGCTTATCGGTAACTCCGACCAACAAGCCATACATCTGATTCGCACAACAAGATTGCTAAAGTTCCGTCAAAGTGTCAAATTTCATAAAAAAACATAATCGATCATATAAAAAATGATAAAAACCCTTTACTTATAATGATTTAACTATTAATTACATCCATTTTCATAAAAGTGCATTGTAACTCGAAATCAACACAGCACACGAGAACAAAACAAAATATCAACGTATAACACTAAAAAACAACATTTATTTAGAGTTAAATATCACGAATAGCCCACAACAAAGAATTAACACAAAGGCAACATGGGAATTCGATACTTAACGCCTTTATTTTAAAAGTTCCATCTTATTTTGTGATAAGCGTCTTGTTTTCATTGGTAAAAGCCACTAAAAACTGTTTGTTTTAGCTTTTATTAGCTCAATTGATAAACCCAACAATTTTACAACAACTTCCTTTCTATCTCATTTAAAGGCCAAAACGGCATTTTATGCTACTATCTCAGCATCAATTAATGAGAAGAATCTATGCTGTCGCCAACCATTCAAAAAGCCATCAAAACAAGCTATCAAAACCTATCTCATCAACTGGATGGGTTCATACCCCGCCGAGCGCAAAACTACTTAGTAGCTGAAATCGCGAAAACCTTGTCGGGCACTTATCATGATTCCAATCGCATGATTGTGGCAGAAGCAGGAACGGGTATTGGTAAATCTCTGGCCTATTTAATGGCGACCATTCCTTTCGCACAATTTAGCCAAAAGAAAATCATTATTTCGACCGCTACCGTGGCACTGCAAGAACAACTGGTGCATAAAGATATGCCGCTTTATCGTAGGCTGACTGAAACCCCTTTTAGCTTTATCTTAGCCAAAGGTCGTCAACGCTATTGCTGTTTAGAAAAATTAGTTGCCGCCAGTGGGCAAAATTCCGCGCAAGGCAGCGGCTCGCAACTGGGTATGTTTGAAACCAAGCCAAAAACCAAAGATATTGAATTACTGCAATCTTTGTTTAAAGCGATCAGCAACAATAAGTGGGATGGTGATAGAGACAGTTGGCCTGCCACAATTTCTGATGAGATTTGGAAAGTGATTGCCAGCGATAAGCACAGTTGCAATAATTCGATGCCTTCTCACCGAGACTGCCCATTCCAAAAATCTCGAGCTAATTTAGATAAGGTCGATGTCATTATTGCCAACCACAGCTTAGTGATGGCCGATATTGATTTAGGCGGTGGCGTAATTTTACCCGAACCTGAACAAAGCATTTATATCTTTGATGAAGCGCATCATTTACCAAAAGTGGCGCGTGAGCATGCTTCTGCGGCGGCAAGTTTAAAAGGCGTCACCAGTTGGCTAGAAAGCTTAAATAAATCGGTCACTAAGTTTACGGGTCTGACCGATATAAAACGCAGCGGTCGTTTTCAAAATGATTTGATTGATGCGATTCAACAATTGATCCCATCACTGACTCAATTAAGCCAACAGTTCAACGCCGAACAATTTAAAGACCAAGTTTATCGCTTTGAACATGGCGAACTGCCCGCGTGGCTGGAAGAAGAATCCAAAGGCTTAAAATCGCTGACTCAAAAAGCCAATAAAGCAATGGCAAAAATCACCGACTTAATTAGCGAGCGCGTGAAAGATGGCGAACTCTCAAGCCGCATCGCAGAGCCTGCATTAGCCGAAGCTGGCTTTTACTTACAACGATTGGAAAATCTCGCGAAGGTTTGGCAATTAATGGCTGAGCCTAACCATGAAACAGGCGCACCGCTGGCCCGTTGGCTTGAAATCAGCCCTGAGCGTGATAATGACTTTATTGTAAATGTGTCTCCATTAGAAATCGGTTGGCGACTCGATCAAAAGCTTTGGAGTCGTTGTTATGGTGGGGTATTAGTCTCTGCCACCATGCGCGCGCTGAATTCATTCCAATACTTTGCGATTCAAGCTGGGGTCAGTTTAAAACCGGAAGATGCCACTCAATTTTTAGCCTTGGCCTCACCATTCGACTACGCCAACAATGCTGAGTTATTGATCCCTAAACTAAAATTAGAACCGCAACAGCAAGAATTCACTGACTACTTAATTGAGTTACTACCAAAATACATCGAAGAGAAAAAAGCCAATTTGGTACTCTTCTCATCTTATTGGCAAATGAACAAAGTCACCGAAGCGTTAGACAAGATCGCGGTTAAGAATAAATGGAATTTGCAGGTACAAGGTAAAGCCTCACGCGGCGAAATTCTTAAAAAACACTGTGCTTATTGCCAATTTGGCCAAACCAGTGTTCTATTTGGTACCGGCAGTTTTTCAGAAGGGTTAGATTTACCAGGTAAGCTATTAGAAAACTTGATCATCACTAAGATCCCTTTTGGCGTTCCAACTTCTCCAGTAGAAGAAGCCCACTCAGAATACATTAGCCATAAAGGTGGCAATCCGTTCTTACAAATCTCGGTGCCGGAAGCGAGCAAGAAACTGATCCAATCGGTCGGACGACTGCTGCGTAAAGAGCAAGATTCTGGTAGAGTTGTATTGCTTGATCGCCGTATTATTAGTAAGCGTTATGGCAAGGCATTGTTAGATTCCCTCCCCCCTTTTGCTCGTAATATTGAGTATTGAGGCTATGCTCATATTGAAGTGAGGAGCACAACGCACATACAAATGAGAAATTCATATATCATGATAGTTAAGGTCACTTATGAGCACATTTAACGACATTGCCAGCAAACTTGACCAAATGTCGATTCAAGCTGCCAGTCGCGACCGACAAAAAGGCGAACACCATCAAGCATTATTTGATGAGCATTTATTTCGCTGTCGTGCTCGCCTGCTTGTCCCTTGTGTGGCAGAAACACGCGCAACCTATGACACCATTATTCGCGAACAGTCCGCAAAACGGTTAACCGCATTGCGCGCAGAGCATTTAACCCAATTATTATTATCCCAATTAGGCGCAATCCAA from Vibrio algicola encodes the following:
- the hisD gene encoding histidinol dehydrogenase, with amino-acid sequence MKTVVWQSLSEQQQQSILERPAISDGANITDIVTGVIKQVQQDGDAALKALTQKFDNVAPDSICVSAAEIDAASNRLSDKMKQALQQAHKNISAFHQAQKAKPLSVETQPGVVCELVTRSINKVGLYIPGGSAPLPSTVLMLGVPAQIAGCRKVVLCSPPPIADEILYVAKLCNIDEVYNVGGAQAVAAMAYGTQTVAKVDKIFGPGNAFVTEAKRQVSNDFSGAAIDMPAGPSEVLVIADEGADADFVAADLLSQAEHGPDSQVVLLTPSATIADQVADAIKQQLKQLSRSNIAEQALGSSVLIITESLEQCVEISNTYGPEHLIVQTQDPRALLPLLDNAGSIFLGQWSPESVGDYASGTNHVLPTYGYTRTYSSLGLADFSKRMTVQQLTQQGLQGLADTVVTMAEAEGLDAHKRAVTIRIEKLGRIEKLSSIDQLSRTEESNQSQLGD
- the hisG gene encoding ATP phosphoribosyltransferase — protein: MQTKRLRIAIQKKGRLSKECQLLLKKCGAKFNIAGERLVVHSENMPIDLLLVRDDDIPGLIMDGVVDLGFIGENELEEVRLDRKALGEPCEFNTLRRLDFGGCRLSIAIDKDEAYNGPQDLAGKRIASSYPHLLKSYMDEQGINFSACMLTGSVEVAPRAGLADAIADLVSTGATLEANGLKEVEVIFRSKATLIQRKGEFSQDQLQLIDKLLTRMQGVIQAKESKYIMLHAPSDKLEQIKKLLPGAEDPTVLPLSQEKNRVAVHLVSTENLFWETMEGLKELGASSILVLPIEKMME
- a CDS encoding Na+/H+ antiporter NhaC family protein; the encoded protein is MNLIDFTSSPESLLPPLVALTMAILTRRVLLSLGLGILLGGFLLADYSLVHTFSYVSSKALGVFVDGASLNWNNIFILFFLILLGMTTALLTLSGGTYAFAEWAQKRIKTKRGAKLLAVWLGVFIFIDDYFNSLAVGAIARPVTDRYYVSRSKLAYILDSTAAPMCVIMPASSWGAYIMTVVSGILVSHGITEYSALGAYMRLIPMNFYAIFALLMVFAVVWFDLNVGPMRQHELAAKQGKTDDKDDNAVDLTEESEIEESKNGRVSNLILPIVALIVATVYFMIASGANVLEDDGQAFSLLKAFENTNVGQSLCFGALVGIVVALITVARQKMPIKDVVITLWIGAKSMFGAILILAFAWTIGAVIKDMGTGAYLSTLVEGSIDDHWLPVILFLLSGVMAFSTGTSWGTFGIMLPIAGDMAGATDLALMLPMLSAVLAGSVFGDHCSPISDTTILSSTGARCNHIDHVSTQLPYALATAFISAVGFLVLGLTVNVWLGLLASSITFVLVCFALSIIAKSKMPTKA
- a CDS encoding H-NS family histone-like protein; translation: MSEIKKSALLNIRSLRAFTREEFTLQEVEELLEKLSTVYEERKAAEEQELAQQAERDAILADYANKLAKDGINLEDLVAAMSGGEVKTKSRKKREPRPAKYQYTLNGEVKTWTGQGRTPSVIQEALDSGKSIDTFLIK
- the hisC gene encoding histidinol-phosphate transaminase, which translates into the protein MERLARKQVQALTPYLSARRIGGCGDVWLNANESPFDNEYKTNFSRLNRYSECQPKALIDGYAAYAGVAPEQVLTSRGADEGIELLIRAFCEPNEDAILYCPPTYGMYAISAETSGVERKVVPLTSDWQLDLEAIQANLAKVKLVFVCSPNNPTGNLIKREDIIRLLELTQDKAIVVMDEAYIDFCPEASTVDLLAQYPNLAILRTMSKAFALAGLRCGFTLANPSIIEVLSKVIAPYPVPVPVSDIAVQALSEAGLARMRYQVLDLSANRAYLQAGLGMLDGIEVFEGWGNYLLVKFNDGDAVFKAAWDNGIILRNSPIKDCVRISIGNRDECEKTLSFLRNALIAA